From a single Brettanomyces bruxellensis chromosome 7, complete sequence genomic region:
- a CDS encoding uncharacterized protein (BUSCO:EOG09260KCB) has protein sequence MDFMFDADTYAMSSDAESGNGKNAGSPKQNGLPSFQIQSDLSKRLSSLSIIQSINKGLGRKKAQIQNTEGISASGPEPTSSQAMEYAQSSLSLLEDSSEGVASKNMINQMKSKSARGLDSDILKSRLDRVFGQTGYDFSLRQSISLLEERINGKNGALSPENDQDSFHQEYLVQPGPSGTINRRKLRGKVEEGMLRRHFLMLHAFQPIARKLEYLKSDLDDLNDSYDGIKARLAEEIGKSGGVRKNLREKVRQRDLLAVKKHLLTSFQDKFMLSQYDEHYLMTGDIDETYFDILQKVSTICSNCDILLGMDNDRLGTFIMAKMGSIKDMATDRMSAYLQKNLNATYHQDSMTRDSQNVLNLQKSMVYIRKNSIEKFNIIVYGLIKQRSQALVSDFNAQLKDYSNAASTRPAATFDSSKKPLYLSSYDSKRFTSDVLAYIHSTIVNELEMVESLFSFDQGDVQNQDLLDVIGVVGNKVVDSLSVPLKAALESTIRQEYKIETVVQLYDLIDLYCMMYGKLINGEKSGLVAILLQMKQYARDRLFTLIQERLKALKVTSEAEELDEDFLGLPDWLVDFYTDYLRIFDSVSATSKNSDFVGMDSEKFNSLCCLLVDEPIRILQVQAKKSALGKQGILIFEINAVDFIHSKVEVTPLLSAVKEKYTCDKLKELVTAITQYQFTQLLKNSGLFDIYNLVNMIFALEDDFFDVSVYEPITQNKLFRADTFQVANQKLQEYLATYITSDDLNKLISPSILSAVSVDPCVHFVKFYHNLTLIVAEYLKDENDQPLPVFQWDYRHVATLLGVDDSAELV, from the coding sequence ATGGATTTCATGTTCGATGCAGATACTTACGCAATGAGTTCAGATGCCGAGTCTGGCAACGGGAAAAACGCCGGATCACCGAAGCAAAACGGATTACCGTCGTTTCAGATCCAATCCGATCTTTCGAAGCGGCTTTCTAGTCTCAGTATCATCCAATCTATCAATAAAGGTCTCGGGAGGAAAAAGGCACAGATACAGAACACAGAGGGAATATCAGCATCTGGTCCGGAACCGACATCATCGCAGGCAATGGAGTATGCACAGAGTTCATTGAGTCTGTTAGAGGACTCTTCTGAGGGGGTGGCATCGAAAAATATGATCAATCAGATGAAAAGTAAGTCAGCACGAGGTTTGGACTCAGATATCCTCAAAAGCCGCCTAGATCGGGTTTTCGGTCAAACAGGGTACGATTTCTCTCTTCGACAATCGATTTCGCTTCTTGAGGAGCGGATAAATGGAAAGAACGGGGCACTTTCCCCGGAAAACGATCAAGATTCGTTTCATCAAGAGTATTTAGTTCAGCCAGGCCCTTCAGGTACAATAAACAGGCGTAAACTACGCGGAAAGGTTGAGGAGGGCATGTTGAGGCGGcattttttgatgttgCATGCTTTTCAGCCGATTGCACGGAAGCTCGAGTACTTGAAATCGGACTTGGATGACCTAAACGACAGCTATGATGGCATAAAAGCAAGATTGGCAGAGGAGATAGGCAAGTCTGGAGGTGTACGAAAAAACCTGCGGGAGAAGGTGAGGCAGCGTGACCTTTTAGCTGTCAAGAAGCACCTGTTGACGAGTTTCCAGGATAAGTTTATGTTGAGCCAGTATGACGAGCACTATCTCATGACTGGAGATATTGACGAAACGTACTTCGACATTTTGCAGAAGGTGTCGACGATCTGCTCCAATTGCGACATTCTACTTGGCATGGATAATGACAGGCTTGGAACGTTCATTATGGCGAAGATGGGCTCGATTAAGGATATGGCTACGGACCGGATGTCGGCATACTTGCAAAAAAACTTGAATGCAACTTACCATCAGGACTCGATGACCAGAGACTCGCAGAATGTGCTGAATTTGCAGAAGTCGATGGTGTACATCCGGAAAAACAGCATAGAGAAGTTCAACATCATCGTTTATGGTCTCATCAAGCAGAGATCGCAGGCCTTGGTGTCTGATTTCAACGCTCAACTCAAAGATTACTCGAATGCAGCTTCAACAAGACCAGCAGCAACTTTCGACAGCTCCAAAAAGCCGCTCTACCTCTCTTCGTATGACTCTAAGCGCTTCACATCGGATGTCCTCGCTTACATACACAGTACCATTGTGAACGAGCTGGAAATGGTTGAGTCACTCTTCAGTTTTGATCAGGGAGATGTCCAGAATCAGGATTTGTTGGATGTGATCGGTGTGGTTGGGAACAAAGTTGTGGATTCACTAAGTGTTCCCCTGAAAGCAGCCTTGGAGAGCACTATCAGGCAGGAATACAAGATCGAGACTGTTGTGCAGCTATACGACCTCATAGATCTATACTGTATGATGTACGGGAAGCTCATCAACGGTGAGAAAAGCGGGCTTGTTGCAATTCTCTTGCAGATGAAGCAGTATGCCAGAGATAGGCTCTTCACGCTGATTCAGGAAAGACTCAAGGCACTAAAAGTGACAAGTGAGGCCGAGGAGCTAGACGAAGACTTTTTGGGCTTACCCGATTGGCTTGTGGACTTCTACACAGACTATCTACGCATATTCGACTCGGTGAGTGCGACATCGAAGAATTCCGACTTTGTCGGCATGGACAGCGAGAAATTCAACAGTTTATGCTGCTTGCTTGTCGACGAGCCAATCAGAATCCTTCAGGTGCAGGCAAAGAAGTCGGCACTTGGCAAACAGGGCATTCTCATATTCGAGATTAACGCTGTTGATTTTATACACTCAAAGGTGGAAGTGACGCCTCTACTATCGGCCGTAAAGGAGAAATACACATGTGACAAGTTGAAGGAACTCGTTACAGCAATTACACAGTATCAGTTTACGCAGCTTCTCAAGAACTCGGGATTGTTCGATATATACAACTTGGTGAACATGATTTTCGCCCTAGAAGACGACTTTTTCGATGTGTCTGTGTACGAGCCGATAACGCAAAACAAGCTTTTCCGCGCGGATACGTTCCAGGTAGCCAATCAGAAGCTCCAGGAGTACCTTGCCACATATATAACATCGGATGATCTCAACAAACTCATATCGCCAAGTATCCTTTCGGCAGTTTCCGTTGATCCATGCGTCCACTTCGTGAAATTCTACCACAATCTCACGCTTATTGTGGCTGAGTACCTCAAGGATGAAAACGACCAGCCCTTGCCGGTTTTCCAGTGGGATTACCGGCATGTTGCAACGCTTTTGGGAGTAGACGACTCGGCTGAACTTGTATAA
- a CDS encoding uncharacterized protein (BUSCO:EOG09264COX), giving the protein MSIVSVLGINVLNNPAKFMDPYEFEITFECLEPLKEDLEWKLTYVGSSRSLDHDQELDSVLVGPVPVGVNKFILTADAPSPELIPANELVSVTVILLTCSYKQREFVRVGYYVNNEYDQEELRQNPPAKVQVDHIVRNILAEKPRVTRFNIVWDNEDENPDDFYPPEQLEEDLEEEDDDDDDESQYGASEEEKEDADDDENEGEGGDEDEGEDEGEDDTEAEEVAPDEEEVKEEEEEEEEKKNENEESESETDQPDAKRRKLDNASQTDNDEEDGNDDEEDGNDDSSGENNDNTAEIKK; this is encoded by the coding sequence ATGTCGATCGTGTCAGTGTTAGGAATCAATGTTTTGAACAATCCGGCCAAGTTTATGGACCCGTATGAGTTCGAAATCACGTTCGAGTGTCTAGAACCGTTGAAGGAAGACCTCGAATGGAAACTCACGTATGTGGGATCGTCAAGATCACTAGATCACGATCAAGAATTGGATTCAGTGCTGGTTGGACCAGTTCCAGTTGGTGTTAACAAGTTTATATTGACGGCAGATGCGCCATCGCCGGAGCTCATACCGGCAAACGAGTTGGTTTCAGTGACGGTGATCTTGTTGACGTGTTCTTACAAGCAGCGGGAGTTTGTGCGAGTTGGATATTATGTGAATAATGAGTATGATCAGGAGGAGCTGAGGCAGAATCCGCCGGCCAAAGTGCAGGTAGACCATATAGTGAGGAATATCCTTGCGGAGAAGCCGCGGGTGACGAGATTCAACATTGTTTGGGAcaatgaggatgagaatCCGGACGATTTCTATCCCCCGGAGCAGTTGGAGGAAGATttggaggaggaagatgatgatgacgatgatgagtCTCAGTATGGTGCATCCgaggaggaaaaggaggatgcagatgatgatgagaatgaGGGAGAAGGCggtgatgaggatgagggTGAGGATGAAGGTGAGGATGACACAGAGGCGGAGGAAGTTGCCCCAGATGAGGAGGAAgtgaaagaagaggaagaggaggaggaggagaagaaaaatgagaacgaagaatcagaatcagaaacAGACCAGCCGGATGCTAAAAGAAGGAAGCTCGACAATGCTTCACAGACagataatgatgaagaagatggtaacgatgatgaagaagacgGTAACGATGATAGCAGCGGAGAAAACAACGATAACACCGCGGAGATCAAGAAATGA
- a CDS encoding uncharacterized protein (MEROPS:MER0011030), with amino-acid sequence MLTPRFSVDQNDEFVFVNIKLSSIRFSARNVEIVIDDNLFIFSLPPYYLRLRFPGLLLEDERVKSSFVPKEESIKIQIPKKTTGEHFDDLDLTAKLLARLNEPTAGVVPGNGAESKRPLIEEVDEGQSVPSMKDLQKEAENFNWEVEQKPAAELSAEELAGHPKYGFNNAYNDMINATLANGNDINELANPDELKPDDRITQRLIQENLKFDPEYYASDYLIAKYEPENCRIKDILGWQSPYKRLFDKYQSKLAAKPGIGHVPIEFDQAEKDHMADLPRKSYLVDDPRPIYYTIVCLLFAYCYEIRSNEGDSTVESGWSIGKLTPQLSCLDSQLLQSTNFTEKSMLRVVVLTMERRALSYPLVRNYELVKDCWNDVYYVLRCGKRGVLKAILAAREFFRFHDVYYIYCKILLDDLCSWILRDDGCNERILRNLAHALRKEAESVGKKDVVFEKIITEDSDEMEPVSIDEIEQLAEESYRASQSTV; translated from the coding sequence ATGCTCACACCACGTTTTTCCGTTGACCAGAATGACGAGTTTGTCTTCGTCAATATCAAACTATCAAGTATACGATTTTCGGCCAGAAACGTGGAAATTGTTATAGATGATaacctttttattttctcacTTCCACCATACTATCTTCGACTCCGATTTCCCGGCCTCTTACTTGAAGATGAGCGGGTGAAATCGTCGTTTGTGCCAAAGGAAGAGAGTatcaaaattcaaattcCCAAGAAAACCACAGGAGAGCATTTTGATGATCTTGATCTCACTGCAAAACTTTTGGCAAGATTAAACGAGCCAACAGCAGGGGTGGTACCTGGAAATGGGGCTGAATCCAAGCGCCCGTtaattgaagaagttgatgaaggGCAAAGCGTGCCGAGCATGAAAGATTTGCAAAAGGAAGCGGAGAATTTCAACTGGGAAGTCGAACAAAAGCCGGCTGCAGAATTAAGTGCCGAAGAACTCGCAGGACATCCCAAATACGGATTTAACAATGCGTACAACGACATGATAAATGCAACACTTGCCAATGGTAACGATATTAATGAGCTTGCGAACCCGGATGAGTTGAAACCGGACGATCGAATTACTCAGCGCTTAATCCAGGAAAACCTTAAGTTTGATCCTGAATATTACGCCAGCGACTACCTAATAGCCAAGTATGAGCCGGAAAATTGCAGAATAAAGGACATTTTGGGCTGGCAAAGCCCGTACAAGAGGTTATTCGACAAGTATCAGTCGAAACTTGCCGCTAAGCCAGGTATAGGGCATGTGCCAATAGAATTTGAccaagcagaaaaagacCACATGGCAGATCTCCCGCGTAAATCGTACTTGGTTGATGATCCCCGCCCAATATACTACACGATTGTATGTTTGTTGTTTGCTTACTGCTATGAGATCAGATCGAACGAGGGAGATAGCACTGTTGAAAGTGGATGGAGTATCGGAAAGCTGACTCCTCAGCTTTCTTGCCTTGATTCCCAGCTTTTGCAGTCAACCAACTTCACGGAAAAGAGCATGCTTCGTGTTGTTGTGCTAACTATGGAGAGACGGGCACTTTCTTATCCGCTAGTGCGAAACTACGAACTCGTGAAGGATTGTTGGAATGATGTGTATTACGTTTTGCGATGCGGGAAAAGGGGTGTCTTGAAAGCGATACTGGCAGCCCGGGAGTTTTTCCGCTTCCATGATGTGTACTACATCTATTGCAAGATACTGCTGGATGATCTCTGCAGCTGGATTTTGAGAGATGATGGTTGCAATGAGCGAATTCTCCGTAATTTGGCACATGCTCTTCGGAAAGAGGCCGAATCCGTCGGTAAAAAGGACGTTGTTTTCGAAAAGATCATAACGGAAGATTCCGATGAGATGGAACCAGTTAGCATTGACGAAATAGAGCAATTGGCTGAGGAATCGTACAGAGCATCTCAGTCAACCGTTTAG
- the DPH1 gene encoding Diphthamide biosynthesis protein 1 (BUSCO:EOG09261X9E), with the protein MSTPDKTTKPHRRFAGSRRKGGSGSLNHKGDNSGKRGEVVRTHRSRVLGRVMNQIPDEIMQNKELNEAIKLLPSNYNFEIHKTVWNIRKKGAKRVCLQMPEGLLVYSLIIADIIEQFCNCEVLVMGDVSYGACCVDDYTAKALDCDFIVHYGHSCLVPIDITSIKVLYIFVTIQIDEKHLMKTLRLNFDSGARLALFGTIQFNPAVQSMKHKLENPENPEDKIIYVTPPQIKPLSRGEVLGCTSPHFDTSQYDAMVYIGDGRFHLESAMIHNPHIPAYRYDPYSRKFTRERYDQNEMVSARRDAVETAKGAKKIGLILGALGRQGNPVTLRNLEAELKKHGKTVVKIILSEIFPKKLAMFEDIDAFVQVACPRLSIDWGYAFSKPLLTPYEAMVMLEEDQQFTKEFYPMDYYAQDGYGRGKKPDRVSYK; encoded by the coding sequence ATGTCCACTCCAGATAAAACAACAAAGCCCCATCGGCGGTTTGCCGGATCCAGGCGAAAAGGTGGATCGGGAAGTTTGAATCATAAGGGAGACAACAGTGGCAAAAGAGGAGAGGTGGTGAGGACACATCGATCAAGAGTATTAGGACGGGTCATGAATCAGATACCGGATGAAATTATGCAAAACAAGGAATTGAACGAGGCCATAAAACTCCTGCCATCGAACTACAACTTTGAAATCCACAAGACAGTTTGGAatataagaaaaaagggTGCGAAGAGGGTCTGCTTGCAGATGCCAGAGGGTCTTTTGGTGTATTCATTGATTATAGCAGATATTATAGAGCAATTTTGCAACTGCGAGGTTTTAGTGATGGGAGACGTCTCATACGGTGCATGCTGTGTGGATGATTACACAGCAAAGGCCTTGGACTGTGATTTCATCGTGCACTATGGCCATTCGTGCTTGGTTCCTATTGACATCACATCGATCAAGGTGTTGTACATTTTTGTGACTATTCAGATAGACGAGAAGCACCTCATGAAGACTTTGAGGCTAAATTTCGACAGCGGGGCCAGATTAGCTCTTTTCGGAACGATCCAGTTCAACCCGGCTGTTCAGTCCATGAAGCACAAGCTTGAAAACCCCGAAAATCCCGAAGATAAGATCATATACGTGACACCACCGCAAATAAAGCCACTTTCTCGCGGAGAGGTGCTTGGATGCACTTCTCCGCATTTCGACACCTCCCAGTACGATGCGATGGTTTATATTGGCGACGGGAGGTTCCATCTGGAGTCTGCGATGATTCACAATCCGCACATACCGGCCTACCGGTACGATCCCTACTCCAGGAAGTTTACGAGAGAGAGATACGACCAGAATGAGATGGTGAGTGCAAGAAGAGATGCCGTTGAGACTGCTAAAGGAGCAAAGAAGATTGGCTTGATATTGGGAGCGTTGGGAAGGCAAGGAAATCCAGTAACGTTGCGGAACTTGGAGGCAGAGCTTAAGAAACATGGAAAAACGGTTGTCAAGATCATTCTCTCCGAAATCTTCCCCAAAAAGCTGGCCATGTTTGAAGATATAGACGCATTTGTCCAGGTGGCATGTCCTAGATTGTCTATAGACTGGGGTTATGCCTTCAGCAAGCCTCTACTAACACCATACGAAGCTATGGTGATGCTTGAGGAGGATCAACAGTTTACTAAAGAATTCTACCCGATGGACTATTACGCACAGGATGGATATGGCAGAGGAAAGAAGCCAGATCGTGTTTCGTATAAATGA
- a CDS encoding uncharacterized protein (BUSCO:EOG09261Q5L) gives MSSRAPQKFEWAKNIPCRNIQIHGYCKYENKGCSFNHDLARKQRKDGPADSNPPLRKPAAKSTNASPSNSASSSFNVNTPSFTPSKFLSNPGTLKGVAAFVPSRKEENKETPEARKVPGDYFGVKTASTPPPTAKSAIFDPESAPVFTPGGSSANLQAGGAMSGQETPLMHAKTAPMPDMKPGLGSTLQTPMNAPASAGGVPIGHGQPVMGPPPPGYGEDQFFRQTNPFPMNYHLYAPEPPPHVEMNKQPNERSISDLFIPNQLREYIQQKNEASLRSIANGQLNLPLHIGPYHSLYPIDKHFDKTDKAFGYPSTVFKCMSNIDGRMYCMRRLEDVPITSGRFLEPIKQWSLVDNSNVVKVYDAFTTKAFGDMSLIVIYDYHPLSLNLMETHFFRIGNRDPELITESVLWSYLVQLVNATTAIHQKDLFVGDYDPTKVIVTNKGRIKLSACGINDIVEASKAHNQFQNGNNLKADGTKMDTSELTQSKEEKAAHVSTEQKRDLVRLGELILNLAKSTVFIKETEAQSMTREEVIGRLQFSSRFKAVLKYILSEGSSWEELQASISPEILKIADGFQKSCDYMEANLTREVENARLVRLFAKLNVISERPEFLKDGSWSETGKRYPVKLFKDFVFHQVDEAGHPVVDLTHIINCLNKLDAGVDENLLLVSPDEMTCLVTSYKQLKELVDNSFREVRGE, from the coding sequence ATGAGCAGCCGAGCACCGCAGAAATTCGAGTGGGCCAAAAACATACCGTGTCGCAATATCCAGATCCACGGATACTGCAAGTATGAGAATAAAGGATGCTCATTTAACCATGATCTAGCAAGAAAGCAGCGTAAGGACGGACCAGCTGATTCCAACCCTCCCTTACGCAAACCAGCCGCCAAATCTACAAACGCGTCTCCCTCGAATTCCGCCTCCTCCTCGTTCAACGTCAACACTCCATCTTTTACACCTTCGAAATTTCTGTCGAATCCAGGGACGCTGAAGGGTGTCGCAGCGTTTGTTCCCTCGCGGAAGGAGGAGAATAAGGAGACACCGGAGGCCCGAAAAGTGCCGGGCGACTACTTCGGCGTGAAAACGGCATCGACGCCGCCGCCGACGGCCAAATCGGCCATTTTCGACCCAGAGTCGGCGCCTGTCTTCACGCCAGGCGGAAGCAGCGCCAACCTACAGGCCGGAGGTGCGATGAGCGGTCAAGAAACACCACTCATGCACGCGAAGACTGCCCCAATGCCGGATATGAAGCCCGGCCTTGGCTCCACACTACAGACGCCGATGAATGCCCCTGCCTCGGCAGGCGGCGTTCCAATCGGCCACGGCCAGCCTGTGATGGGCCCACCTCCACCAGGCTATGGTGAGGACCAGTTTTTCCGGCAGACGAATCCATTCCCAATGAATTACCATCTATACGCACCGGAACCACCGCCCCACGTCGAGATGAACAAGCAGCCAAACGAGAGATCCATCTCGGACTTGTTCATTCCCAACCAGCTGCGCGAGTATATCCAGCAAAAGAACGAAGCCAGCCTCCGATCGATTGCAAATGGCCAGCTAAACCTACCGTTGCATATCGGGCCTTATCACAGCCTGTATCCCATTGACAAGCACTTCGACAAGACCGACAAGGCTTTCGGATACCCGTCGACTGTTTTCAAGTGCATGTCCAACATTGATGGCCGGATGTATTGCATGCGACGGCTTGAAGACGTGCCCATCACCTCGGGCCGGTTTCTCGAGCCCATAAAGCAGTGGAGCCTGGTCGACAATTCGAACGTCGTCAAAGTCTACGATGCTTTCACCACAAAGGCCTTTGGCGACATGTCCTTGATCGTCATATATGACTACCACCCGCTTTCTTTGAACCTCATGGAGACACACTTCTTCCGTATTGGGAACAGGGACCCGGAGCTCATAACGGAGAGCGTCTTGTGGTCCTACCTGGTTCAACTGGTTAACGCAACAACTGCAATTCACCAAAAGGACCTTTTCGTCGGGGACTACGACCCGACAAAGGTCATCGTCACCAACAAGGGTCGCATAAAGCTCTCTGCATGTGGAATCAACGATATTGTCGAGGCCTCCAAGGCACACAACCAATTCCAGAATGGAAACAACTTGAAGGCGGACGGAACAAAGATGGACACCTCAGAGTTGACCCAGAGCAAAGAGGAGAAGGCTGCGCATGTTTCTACCGAGCAGAAGCGCGATCTCGTGCGTCTCGGTGAGTTGATTCTTAATTTGGCCAAATCAACTGTCTTCATTAAGGAGACCGAGGCTCAAAGCATGACAAGGGAAGAAGTAATTGGTCGTCTGCAGTTTTCTAGTAGGTTCAAGGCTGTTCTCAAGTATATTCTATCGGAGGGAAGCTCCTGGGAAGAGCTTCAGGCCTCTATTTCGCCAGAAATCCTCAAAATCGCCGATGGCTTCCAGAAATCTTGCGATTATATGGAGGCTAACTTGACGAGAGAGGTCGAGAATGCTCGCCTTGTCAGGCTCTTTGCTAAATTGAACGTGATAAGCGAGAGACCagaatttttgaaagacGGATCATGGTCAGAAACAGGAAAGAGATACCCAGTCAAGTTGTTTAAGGACTTTGTTTTCCATCAAGTTGACGAGGCCGGCCACCCAGTCGTGGATTTGACACATATAATCAATTGCCTTAACAAGCTTGATGCCGGTGTCGATGAGAATTTGCTGCTTGTGAGTCCTGATGAGATGACTTGCTTAGTGACCAGTTATAAACAGTTGAAAGAGTTGGTGGACAATAGTTTCAGAGAAGTACGTGGCGAATGA